In the Ilumatobacteraceae bacterium genome, one interval contains:
- a CDS encoding IS110 family transposase, whose protein sequence is MSGRPNRPLALLVCEPRRFVWAVEGANGMGRNIAQRLVAAGETVIDVPAKLSTRVRVYSTGHGTKTDHTDAVAIARAAIHSKHLRRVQPDGPNVALKLLSDRRTELVRSRTSAVCRLHRFLRELISGGARLSLSAEHAFDLLTALEVDNVADQMRVELAMELIDDIARLDLKIDEITKRINATVKASGTTLTRVYGVGPINAALILGEVEDVSRFATRDHFASYCGTAPIAVSSGDVNRHRLSRSGNRQLNRAIHMAAVTQIRFDTPGRDYYRRKIAEGKSRLEALRCLKRRVTDAVWRQLQVDRQDDQTQDDTWPRRPSTRQGEPSYRSPATLRMNGKPMQPRPTPV, encoded by the coding sequence GTGAGCGGCCGCCCGAACCGACCGCTTGCTCTGTTGGTATGTGAACCACGCCGCTTCGTCTGGGCGGTCGAGGGTGCGAATGGGATGGGCCGCAACATCGCCCAACGGCTTGTCGCCGCGGGTGAGACGGTGATCGATGTGCCGGCGAAGTTGTCGACTCGGGTGAGGGTGTATTCGACCGGGCACGGCACCAAGACCGATCACACCGACGCGGTCGCGATCGCTCGTGCTGCGATCCACTCCAAGCATCTGCGTCGGGTGCAGCCTGACGGTCCGAACGTGGCGTTGAAACTGTTGTCGGATCGACGCACCGAACTCGTGCGGTCACGCACCTCCGCGGTGTGCCGGCTGCACAGGTTCTTGCGCGAACTGATCTCGGGTGGGGCGCGACTGTCACTGTCAGCTGAGCATGCGTTTGACCTGCTCACAGCACTTGAGGTCGACAACGTCGCCGATCAGATGCGGGTTGAGCTCGCGATGGAGTTGATCGACGACATCGCCCGGCTGGATCTGAAGATCGATGAGATCACCAAGCGCATCAACGCCACCGTGAAGGCGTCGGGCACCACGTTGACGCGGGTGTATGGGGTCGGGCCGATCAACGCTGCGTTGATTCTCGGTGAGGTCGAAGACGTCTCCCGTTTCGCCACCCGTGATCACTTCGCGAGCTACTGCGGGACCGCCCCGATCGCAGTGTCATCCGGTGATGTGAACCGGCATCGACTGTCACGTTCCGGGAACCGTCAACTCAACCGAGCCATCCACATGGCTGCGGTCACCCAGATCAGATTCGACACCCCCGGACGGGACTACTACCGCCGCAAGATCGCCGAAGGCAAGAGCCGCCTCGAAGCACTCCGCTGTCTGAAACGACGTGTGACCGACGCCGTGTGGCGCCAACTCCAAGTCGACCGGCAAGACGACCAAACCCAAGACGACACCTGGCCACGCCGGCCATCGACACGACAAGGTGAACCGTCGTATCGGTCACCAGCGACACTGCGGATGAACGGCAAGCCGATGCAACCACGACCGACCCCGGTCTAA
- a CDS encoding helix-turn-helix domain-containing protein — MSKGNTTSPKHTAPEWYDVPSLANLLGVSEGFVRSMVYRREIPYAKIGKFVRFDPNEIDLWLTERRVDALS; from the coding sequence ATGAGCAAGGGCAACACGACGTCGCCGAAGCACACTGCACCCGAGTGGTACGACGTGCCGAGTCTCGCCAACCTCCTTGGTGTGAGTGAGGGGTTCGTCCGCTCGATGGTCTACCGGCGAGAGATCCCTTATGCGAAGATCGGCAAGTTCGTTCGCTTCGATCCCAACGAGATCGACCTGTGGCTCACAGAGCGACGCGTCGACGCGCTTTCATGA
- a CDS encoding tyrosine-type recombinase/integrase produces the protein MPSGRFQARYWHLGRQVPADHTFRTKADARVWLASIETDLNRGAHINPSAGSERFGVYARRWLDERDLRARTRDTYDSQLKWILERFESVRLRDITPAAVRTWYGQLHKTHLAANTVAKVYRLFRTIMGTAVEDGHLRSNPVNIKRAAREETYEGLLPTYGNVARLADEIEPRFRALVWLAATSGLRFGELSGLARRHVDLDHSTIRVDRALTFERGVGATFGKPKTASAHRTVVIPESTAALLRAHLDEFTEEDRDALVFTSVKGRPLLYRYFTPYWKRAKANADVDPNVRFHSLRHLSSTTAASAGASIKELMARMGHATSDASVRYLNRSTQRDAEIAAAMDIRITAERDVL, from the coding sequence ATGCCCAGCGGACGCTTTCAGGCCCGGTACTGGCACCTCGGTCGGCAGGTGCCGGCAGATCACACGTTCCGCACGAAGGCCGACGCGCGGGTCTGGCTTGCGTCGATCGAGACCGATCTCAACCGTGGCGCACACATCAACCCGTCAGCGGGCTCCGAGCGCTTCGGGGTCTACGCACGACGATGGCTGGACGAGCGCGACCTTCGTGCCCGCACACGCGATACGTACGACTCTCAGCTCAAGTGGATCCTCGAACGCTTCGAGTCCGTTCGGCTTCGCGACATCACTCCAGCCGCCGTCCGCACGTGGTACGGGCAACTGCACAAGACGCACCTCGCCGCGAACACGGTAGCGAAGGTCTACCGATTGTTTCGGACCATCATGGGCACAGCGGTCGAAGACGGCCACTTGCGAAGCAACCCGGTCAACATCAAGCGTGCGGCGCGCGAGGAGACCTACGAAGGGCTACTGCCCACGTACGGCAACGTTGCACGTCTCGCCGATGAGATCGAGCCTCGATTCCGGGCATTGGTCTGGCTGGCCGCGACATCCGGGCTCCGCTTTGGCGAACTGTCAGGTCTGGCTCGTCGCCACGTCGACCTCGACCACTCGACTATCCGAGTGGATCGCGCTCTCACATTCGAGAGGGGCGTTGGGGCAACGTTCGGCAAGCCGAAGACGGCGTCAGCTCATCGAACCGTCGTCATCCCCGAGAGCACAGCGGCGCTTCTGCGCGCACACCTCGACGAGTTCACCGAAGAAGACAGAGATGCCCTGGTGTTCACGTCGGTCAAGGGCCGGCCCCTCCTCTACCGGTACTTCACTCCATACTGGAAGAGGGCGAAGGCGAACGCCGATGTCGACCCGAACGTTCGGTTTCATTCGCTCCGCCACCTGTCGAGCACGACGGCTGCGAGCGCTGGCGCCTCGATCAAGGAGCTGATGGCGCGGATGGGGCACGCCACGTCCGATGCATCGGTTCGCTACCTGAACAGGTCGACGCAGCGAGATGCGGAGATCGCAGCCGCAATGGACATCCGTATCACAGCGGAACGCGACGTGCTCTGA
- a CDS encoding YihY/virulence factor BrkB family protein, with the protein MTAELADETQGGASVPDTVVGRGRDARHPFQIPRLGWKDIAFRVKDEWGDDHVGLSAAAVAFYSFLALIPALAALVSILGLVARGRNPEEVITDLFGALPDEARSLLTDQLDTISSQSSGSLSFGLIIGVALSLWTASGAIGQLVNTINIAYDEEETRSWFHRKAMALGLTLGAIVFVAFAVFVVVGFPELISRTGLGVGTRRLLNILIWPGLALSFGGALALLYRIAPDRSAAHWKWVSVGSIFAVLAWVAVTLGFRFYVSSFGSYNETYGSLAAVVVILLWLWLTAVIVLLGAEINAEIEHQTEVDTTVGGDQPVGRRGAVKADTLGKLRH; encoded by the coding sequence GTGACCGCGGAGCTCGCCGATGAGACCCAGGGTGGTGCGAGCGTGCCCGACACGGTCGTCGGCCGAGGTCGTGACGCTCGGCATCCGTTCCAGATCCCCCGCCTCGGCTGGAAGGACATCGCCTTCCGCGTGAAAGACGAGTGGGGCGACGACCACGTCGGGCTCAGTGCCGCAGCCGTGGCGTTCTACTCGTTCCTCGCGCTCATCCCGGCGCTCGCTGCGCTCGTGTCGATCCTCGGCCTCGTGGCACGAGGCAGGAATCCCGAGGAGGTCATCACCGACCTGTTCGGCGCGCTGCCCGACGAAGCACGCAGCTTGCTCACCGATCAGTTGGACACGATCTCGTCGCAGTCGTCCGGATCGTTGTCGTTCGGTCTGATCATCGGCGTCGCGCTGTCGCTGTGGACCGCGTCCGGCGCGATCGGTCAACTCGTCAACACGATCAACATCGCCTACGACGAGGAGGAGACCCGCAGCTGGTTCCATCGCAAGGCGATGGCGCTCGGCCTCACCCTCGGCGCGATCGTGTTCGTGGCGTTCGCCGTCTTCGTGGTCGTCGGCTTCCCCGAGCTGATCTCGCGCACCGGGCTCGGTGTCGGCACCCGTCGCCTCCTCAACATCTTGATCTGGCCGGGCCTCGCGTTGTCGTTCGGTGGCGCGCTCGCGCTGCTCTACCGCATCGCCCCCGACCGGAGCGCCGCGCACTGGAAGTGGGTGTCGGTCGGCTCGATCTTCGCCGTGCTGGCGTGGGTGGCGGTCACCCTCGGCTTCCGCTTCTACGTCTCCTCGTTCGGTTCGTACAACGAGACCTACGGCTCGCTCGCCGCGGTCGTGGTGATCCTGCTGTGGCTCTGGCTCACGGCGGTCATCGTGTTGCTCGGTGCCGAGATCAACGCCGAGATCGAACACCAGACCGAGGTCGACACGACCGTGGGTGGCGACCAGCCGGTCGGCCGTCGCGGCGCGGTCAAGGCCGACACCCTCGGCAAGCTCCGCCACTGA
- a CDS encoding SAM-dependent methyltransferase → MEHRIEPIGFVGGGRTDRRDDGWDREFATITLTDRFTDESLMGLDAFSHIEVIFRFHTLTDDEVTTDARHPRGNPDWPRVGIFAQRGSKRPNRLAVTICRLVGVDGREVRVRGLDAIDGTPVLDIKPVMREFLPRGEVVEPAWVGELMAGYWEGPDIADDDA, encoded by the coding sequence ATGGAGCACCGCATTGAACCGATCGGCTTCGTCGGCGGCGGGCGGACCGACCGGCGCGACGACGGCTGGGATCGTGAGTTCGCCACGATCACGTTGACCGACCGGTTCACCGACGAGTCGCTGATGGGGCTCGACGCCTTCTCGCACATCGAGGTGATCTTCCGGTTCCACACGCTGACCGACGACGAGGTCACGACCGACGCCCGCCACCCCCGTGGCAACCCCGACTGGCCGCGGGTCGGCATCTTCGCCCAGCGCGGCAGCAAGCGACCGAACCGGCTGGCCGTCACGATCTGCCGGCTCGTCGGCGTCGACGGTCGGGAGGTTCGGGTCCGGGGGCTCGACGCGATCGACGGCACGCCGGTGCTCGACATCAAGCCGGTGATGCGGGAGTTCCTCCCGCGCGGCGAGGTCGTCGAACCGGCCTGGGTCGGCGAGCTGATGGCCGGCTACTGGGAAGGGCCCGACATCGCCGACGACGACGCCTGA